One Romeriopsis navalis LEGE 11480 genomic region harbors:
- a CDS encoding rhomboid family intramembrane serine protease encodes MNGFFTAQSFQDWFIQARLLFDLLVMTWVVAVVDLAISPRLITHLGALKPRKIIGLPGIISSAFLHGNWQHLTGNTAYYLIFGGMIVVRDARDFPIVSLMGALIPGILLWLFGRHNGYVGASGVIFAYIGFVVSLIYFYRDPLALMFFVAMVLSLFFGDLIIFPALSGEQKWVFGRTLWGLFPSVNGRIAWEAHLLGFIGGIWIAWRLNDLHTFFKPIFAWWQTTWNTLLN; translated from the coding sequence ATGAATGGATTCTTTACCGCACAGAGCTTTCAGGACTGGTTCATCCAAGCTCGATTGCTGTTTGATTTACTGGTTATGACCTGGGTCGTGGCCGTGGTCGATTTGGCAATTTCGCCACGCTTAATCACCCATTTGGGGGCGCTCAAACCCCGCAAGATCATCGGTCTACCGGGAATTATTAGTTCAGCGTTTCTCCATGGCAATTGGCAACATTTAACCGGCAATACCGCCTATTACTTAATTTTTGGCGGCATGATTGTTGTGCGGGACGCCCGCGACTTTCCGATCGTCAGCCTGATGGGCGCATTAATCCCCGGTATCCTGCTGTGGTTATTTGGTCGGCACAATGGCTATGTGGGGGCGAGTGGGGTGATCTTTGCCTATATCGGCTTTGTCGTCAGCTTGATTTATTTCTACCGCGACCCCCTAGCGCTGATGTTTTTTGTCGCCATGGTGCTGTCCCTCTTCTTTGGCGATTTGATTATTTTCCCCGCCCTATCCGGGGAACAGAAATGGGTCTTTGGCCGTACCCTCTGGGGCTTATTTCCATCAGTCAATGGTCGCATTGCCTGGGAGGCACACCTACTCGGATTCATCGGTGGTATTTGGATCGCTTGGCGTTTAAACGATTTACATACGTTCTTCAAGCCGATCTTTGCTTGGTGGCAAACAACTTGGAATACGCTGTTAAATTAG
- a CDS encoding creatininase family protein, which produces MMHGFIPADRFFPYLTWTDIESMPQKERVVLIQPVGAIEQHGPHLPIAVDSAIGLAVLGRALEQLDASIPAYAMPSLYYGKSNEHWHFPGTITLTAQTLTNMLMEVGESIYRAGFRKWILMNSHGGQPQIMDIVARDLHQRHDDFEVFPFFTWRVPHITKSLLTEKEAQLGIHAGDAETSLLLAILPETVKMDRAVTEYPQGLPTDSLLTLERNLPIPWLTRDISTSGVIGDAKAATKEKGEQIWQSVSAGWTQVISDVYRFEQPQQWRKS; this is translated from the coding sequence ATGATGCATGGATTTATTCCCGCCGATCGATTCTTTCCGTACCTGACTTGGACAGATATCGAGTCCATGCCCCAGAAAGAGCGCGTCGTCCTCATCCAACCCGTAGGTGCGATCGAACAACATGGTCCCCACCTGCCGATCGCCGTTGATAGCGCGATCGGGCTCGCCGTATTGGGCCGGGCCCTCGAACAACTCGATGCCAGCATCCCAGCCTACGCCATGCCGTCGCTGTACTACGGTAAATCCAATGAACATTGGCACTTTCCCGGCACGATCACACTGACCGCCCAAACCCTCACCAACATGCTGATGGAAGTCGGTGAAAGCATCTACCGCGCGGGGTTTCGCAAGTGGATTTTGATGAATTCCCATGGGGGCCAGCCCCAGATTATGGACATCGTCGCGCGGGATTTACATCAACGCCATGATGATTTTGAAGTGTTTCCATTTTTCACTTGGCGGGTCCCCCACATCACCAAATCACTCCTAACAGAAAAAGAAGCCCAACTCGGGATCCATGCAGGGGACGCGGAAACAAGTCTGCTCCTCGCCATTTTGCCGGAGACCGTCAAAATGGATCGCGCTGTCACGGAATATCCCCAGGGGTTACCCACCGATAGCCTACTCACCCTCGAACGGAATTTGCCAATTCCTTGGCTCACCCGCGACATCAGCACCAGTGGCGTCATTGGTGATGCGAAAGCCGCCACCAAAGAAAAAGGTGAACAAATCTGGCAATCCGTATCCGCTGGATGGACGCAGGTCATCAGCGACGTTTATCGGTTTGAACAACCGCAACAATGGCGCAAATCTTAA
- a CDS encoding YciI family protein — protein MAWFVKIEAGIVDKAVFDQHVPAHKAFVQELIDQGHQVSTGYWGRRGGGMLLFTADSMREAESIVSRDPLVINHCVTYDLYEWNVVMGSLLNDNKVMELT, from the coding sequence ATGGCTTGGTTTGTCAAAATTGAGGCAGGAATTGTCGATAAGGCAGTATTCGATCAGCATGTCCCGGCCCACAAGGCCTTTGTCCAGGAGTTAATTGATCAGGGACATCAAGTCAGTACTGGCTACTGGGGTCGCCGTGGTGGTGGCATGTTGCTCTTTACGGCGGACTCAATGCGCGAAGCTGAGTCAATTGTCAGTCGTGACCCACTGGTGATTAACCACTGTGTCACCTACGACCTCTACGAATGGAACGTCGTCATGGGGAGCTTACTCAACGACAATAAAGTCATGGAATTAACTTAG
- a CDS encoding transglycosylase domain-containing protein yields the protein MTKSRSRLNLFRKMRGESASEEGIERDRSSRRRKRRDRGLRKQALQTRETVTDGLDDIIRRVPAPLKRRRNQLVIGAVATTVLLVAGGRIAYWNTDRDLPSPSLLSSFRRQGTLVIKAADGSVLQQTGDSTREKVSIDKLPKNVVNAFIAAEDRRFYEHNGVDLQGIARALVRNVRSGGVAEGGSTITQQVARMAFLNQDRSLVRKWKEAVLAQKLEREIDKPKLLEHYLNLVYLGSEAYGISDAAWVYFSKSVDELTLAETAMIAGLPPAPSAYSPLINKDAAKQRRNLVLDRMEEQGFITSSEASKAKSEKITLKQETPKNLYSSSPYFTDYVRQELPKLIDKEDLQAGGLLVETTLNPRWQKIAAKAVRSQTGSATGPKAFQGALVAVDPSNGEIRAMVGGKDYYGDGKKSPDDKYKGDQFNRATKAMRQPGSTFKMFVYTAAVAAGFSPYKSYKDAPFHVDGYEPKNYGDSYSGSLNMRQALTKSANVVAVKILIDVGFDPVIRLAKNMGLTTKLEPVYSMALGSYEVNLVDLTSSYGTLAAEGMHAKAHGIRKVTNSQGKVIYKADFKPKRVVDEGTSSIMTWMLENVVTSGTGQPASLPDRQVAGKTGTSEKTRDLWFVGYIPQLVTGVWLGYDDSYPTGGSSGMAAAVWRRFMRDATKDITIAKFPDLPNNLDTRKGSIKSDPVKTNRRYNKKWKGNEKKKRRRRRNSDDGYASASRSYSKPRYYAPKPKKPKPYYPPPQPAYNAPAPKPYYPAPKPYNPPAPKPYNPPPAAPAPPPMADPAPPPLADPGAAAPAPPM from the coding sequence GTGACCAAGTCAAGAAGCCGCTTAAACCTGTTCCGGAAAATGCGAGGCGAGTCAGCGTCGGAAGAGGGCATTGAACGAGATCGGAGCAGCCGTCGCCGCAAGCGTCGTGATCGCGGTTTGCGGAAACAAGCGTTGCAGACCCGTGAGACGGTGACTGATGGGTTAGATGATATTATTCGGCGTGTTCCGGCACCCTTGAAGCGCCGCCGCAATCAGCTCGTGATTGGTGCTGTGGCAACGACAGTCTTACTTGTTGCGGGTGGGCGAATTGCCTACTGGAATACCGATCGTGATTTGCCATCGCCAAGTCTTTTAAGCAGTTTCCGTCGTCAAGGCACTTTAGTGATTAAGGCGGCGGACGGTTCGGTTTTGCAGCAAACCGGGGATTCAACGCGGGAAAAAGTCTCGATCGATAAGCTGCCGAAGAATGTCGTGAATGCGTTTATCGCTGCGGAAGACCGGCGATTTTATGAGCACAACGGGGTTGATTTGCAGGGGATTGCCCGTGCGTTGGTGCGAAATGTTCGGTCTGGTGGTGTGGCTGAGGGTGGCAGTACGATTACTCAGCAGGTGGCCCGCATGGCTTTCCTCAACCAAGATCGGAGCTTGGTGCGGAAGTGGAAGGAAGCGGTCTTGGCCCAAAAGCTAGAGCGAGAAATTGATAAGCCAAAGCTATTAGAGCATTACTTGAATTTGGTGTATCTCGGTTCGGAAGCCTATGGGATTTCTGATGCAGCTTGGGTTTACTTTAGTAAGTCAGTGGATGAGCTAACGCTGGCTGAAACGGCGATGATTGCAGGCTTGCCCCCCGCTCCGAGTGCCTATTCACCGTTGATCAATAAAGATGCGGCGAAGCAGCGTCGTAATCTTGTATTAGATCGGATGGAAGAGCAGGGATTTATCACTTCCAGCGAAGCCTCGAAGGCAAAGTCAGAAAAAATTACGCTGAAGCAAGAAACCCCGAAAAATCTCTATAGCTCTTCGCCTTACTTTACGGATTATGTTCGGCAGGAATTGCCAAAGTTGATTGACAAGGAAGACCTGCAAGCGGGTGGCTTGTTGGTCGAAACAACGCTCAATCCCCGTTGGCAAAAGATCGCGGCGAAGGCCGTCCGGAGCCAGACGGGTTCAGCGACGGGGCCGAAGGCTTTTCAGGGAGCGCTAGTTGCGGTTGATCCGAGTAACGGCGAAATCCGGGCAATGGTCGGGGGGAAAGATTATTACGGTGATGGCAAGAAAAGTCCTGATGATAAGTACAAAGGTGATCAGTTTAACCGCGCAACGAAGGCGATGCGGCAGCCAGGTTCGACCTTTAAGATGTTTGTCTATACGGCAGCAGTAGCGGCGGGATTTTCCCCCTATAAGTCTTACAAAGATGCGCCGTTTCACGTTGATGGCTATGAGCCAAAGAACTACGGTGATAGCTATTCCGGCAGCCTCAATATGCGTCAGGCGTTGACCAAGTCAGCCAATGTGGTGGCGGTCAAAATCTTAATTGATGTTGGGTTTGACCCGGTGATTCGGCTGGCGAAAAATATGGGTCTGACGACGAAGTTGGAGCCAGTTTATTCGATGGCGCTGGGTTCCTATGAGGTCAATCTTGTTGATCTGACGAGTAGCTATGGCACCTTAGCAGCTGAAGGGATGCATGCGAAAGCCCATGGCATTCGGAAGGTGACGAATAGTCAGGGTAAGGTGATTTATAAAGCGGATTTCAAGCCGAAGCGAGTGGTGGATGAAGGCACTTCTTCGATCATGACTTGGATGCTGGAGAATGTGGTGACTAGTGGAACGGGCCAACCGGCTTCGCTGCCCGATCGCCAGGTTGCCGGTAAGACCGGAACTTCGGAGAAAACCCGCGATTTGTGGTTTGTTGGCTATATTCCGCAGCTTGTGACGGGGGTTTGGCTGGGCTATGACGATAGCTATCCGACGGGTGGTAGTAGTGGGATGGCGGCAGCGGTATGGCGCCGCTTTATGCGGGATGCGACAAAGGATATTACGATCGCGAAATTCCCGGATCTTCCGAATAATTTAGATACCCGTAAGGGCAGCATTAAGTCGGATCCGGTAAAAACAAATCGGCGCTACAACAAGAAATGGAAAGGCAACGAGAAGAAAAAGCGTCGGCGTCGGCGTAACTCCGATGACGGCTATGCGAGTGCGTCTCGCAGTTATTCGAAGCCGCGTTATTATGCGCCGAAGCCGAAAAAGCCGAAGCCTTACTATCCACCGCCCCAGCCGGCCTACAATGCGCCGGCGCCCAAGCCGTATTATCCGGCTCCGAAACCCTATAATCCACCGGCTCCGAAGCCCTATAACCCGCCGCCAGCAGCACCCGCTCCGCCACCGATGGCAGATCCGGCACCGCCACCCTTGGCTGATCCTGGGGCAGCCGCTCCAGCACCGCCAATGTAA
- a CDS encoding TerB family tellurite resistance protein — protein MITKTIKASNHSIQNLLKILIGAAWIDGKVQREEQTYLYELAKQNGVADDPEIYPLLHGLRKINTQQCYKAIHAYLGDKPSHADCQELLEAISGLIYSDGTVGIEEAKLLTKIQEIEVTCDVSGICSNNMPDLIYTLYQRWVAVLDKQLPS, from the coding sequence ATGATCACCAAAACCATCAAGGCCTCGAACCATAGCATCCAAAATCTCCTCAAAATTCTCATCGGCGCTGCTTGGATTGATGGCAAAGTTCAACGGGAAGAACAAACCTATCTCTACGAGTTGGCCAAGCAGAACGGCGTCGCTGATGACCCAGAAATTTACCCCTTGCTGCATGGCCTCCGCAAAATTAATACTCAGCAGTGCTACAAGGCAATTCACGCCTATCTCGGCGATAAACCAAGTCATGCGGACTGCCAAGAACTACTTGAAGCCATTAGTGGTCTAATCTATAGCGACGGCACCGTTGGCATTGAAGAAGCCAAGTTACTCACAAAAATCCAAGAGATCGAAGTCACCTGTGACGTATCGGGCATCTGCTCCAACAACATGCCCGATCTAATCTACACCCTGTATCAACGTTGGGTTGCCGTCTTAGACAAACAACTTCCGTCATAA
- a CDS encoding 16S rRNA (cytosine(967)-C(5))-methyltransferase gives MAEQTKTSKKSQSPGPATTARQLALTALKQIQRGAFADVALDRALKHANISPLDRKLSTELVYGIIRRQRTLDAIIDNLATKSANQQPPELRLILHLGLYQLRYLDHIPGSAAVNTTVDLAKQNGFSGLSGFVNGLLRKYDRHPDTALLAADDPVRNIGIQHSYPDWIVQVYLEQFGTEGTEQLCNWLNQPPTIDLRVNTRKITIDTLEAKFQAAEIEVQRLTQLPQALRLIKHAGAIHQLPGFTDGEWIIQDSSAQLVSYLLDPQPGETIVDACAAPGGKTLHIAELMQDQGTVWAIDKTASRLKKIQQNIDRLGLTCIQTKTADSRDIPELINQCDRVLVDAPCSGLGTLNRHADARWRQTPDSVTKLTELQTAILQQAASWVKPGGTIVYATCTLHPQENEAIIQNFLDQNSNWVIDRPENNSGLAPLLTESGWIKVAPHQQQMDGFFMVRLKKA, from the coding sequence GTGGCTGAGCAAACAAAAACAAGCAAAAAATCGCAATCCCCCGGCCCAGCTACCACCGCACGGCAACTCGCCTTAACTGCGCTCAAGCAAATCCAGAGAGGCGCTTTCGCCGATGTCGCACTTGACCGCGCCCTCAAACACGCCAATATCTCTCCCCTCGATCGCAAACTCTCCACCGAACTGGTCTACGGCATCATCCGTCGCCAACGCACCCTCGACGCGATCATCGACAATCTTGCTACAAAATCGGCAAATCAACAGCCTCCAGAACTGCGACTGATTCTGCACCTGGGCCTGTATCAACTGCGCTACCTCGACCATATTCCCGGGTCCGCCGCTGTCAATACGACTGTTGACCTCGCGAAACAAAACGGCTTCTCCGGCCTATCGGGTTTCGTCAATGGCCTATTGCGAAAGTACGATCGCCATCCCGACACGGCCCTGCTCGCTGCCGATGACCCCGTTCGCAATATTGGCATCCAGCATAGTTATCCTGACTGGATCGTCCAAGTTTATCTGGAGCAATTTGGCACTGAAGGCACCGAACAACTCTGTAATTGGCTGAATCAACCACCGACGATCGATCTACGGGTGAATACCCGCAAAATCACAATCGACACCCTCGAAGCCAAATTTCAAGCGGCTGAGATCGAAGTTCAACGGCTCACACAGCTGCCCCAAGCACTGCGGTTAATCAAACATGCAGGAGCAATTCACCAACTCCCTGGTTTCACCGATGGTGAATGGATTATCCAAGATAGCAGCGCCCAACTCGTTAGCTACCTGCTCGACCCGCAACCCGGCGAAACGATCGTCGATGCCTGCGCGGCACCCGGCGGTAAGACCCTACATATTGCCGAACTCATGCAAGACCAAGGCACCGTCTGGGCGATCGACAAAACGGCTTCTCGCCTCAAAAAAATTCAACAAAACATCGATCGACTGGGCCTCACCTGCATCCAAACCAAAACTGCCGATAGCCGCGACATTCCCGAATTGATTAACCAATGCGATCGCGTCCTCGTCGATGCCCCTTGCTCTGGCCTTGGTACCCTCAATCGTCATGCCGATGCCCGCTGGCGACAAACCCCCGATTCCGTCACCAAACTGACAGAACTGCAAACCGCCATCCTCCAACAGGCGGCATCTTGGGTGAAACCCGGCGGGACGATCGTTTACGCCACTTGCACCTTGCATCCCCAGGAAAATGAAGCAATTATCCAGAACTTCCTAGATCAAAATTCCAACTGGGTCATCGATCGGCCAGAGAATAACTCAGGTCTTGCCCCCCTACTCACCGAATCCGGTTGGATCAAAGTCGCCCCCCATCAACAGCAAATGGATGGCTTTTTTATGGTGCGACTTAAAAAAGCATGA
- a CDS encoding ABC transporter permease encodes MTSQTLRKSTVNPNAFKNLIADSLTVFWGDWLDLRARILQVVSSGLISPLIYIVAFGLGLGSTLPRSSFSVGNSYLEFILPGMIALSSMVISFGGTTFSICGKRLFSKTFEELLLMPINPLAVQLGKMLAGIVRGLLTASSVILISIIVTRSFAFLHPLFLLVLILNCAVFAGLGVIVGLKVKSLESVGICNNFLIVPMSFLGGTFFDIEKLPIALKVICHFLPLTYTSMGLRAAAYQPLSQFPWYVIPVLLGFAAILAWQGSKQFSSLQD; translated from the coding sequence GTGACCAGCCAAACTCTTCGCAAATCAACCGTTAATCCCAACGCTTTCAAGAATCTGATTGCCGACAGTCTCACCGTTTTCTGGGGCGATTGGCTTGATCTCCGCGCCCGTATCCTCCAGGTCGTCTCTTCTGGCCTAATTTCTCCCCTGATCTATATCGTTGCCTTTGGCCTCGGGTTGGGGAGCACCCTGCCGCGTTCCAGCTTCTCCGTTGGCAATAGTTACCTCGAATTCATCCTGCCTGGCATGATCGCCCTTTCTTCAATGGTGATCAGCTTTGGCGGTACCACGTTCTCCATCTGCGGCAAACGGCTCTTCTCCAAAACCTTTGAAGAACTGCTGCTAATGCCGATCAATCCCCTGGCTGTCCAACTCGGCAAAATGCTGGCCGGAATTGTACGTGGGCTGCTCACCGCTAGCTCCGTCATCCTGATTTCAATCATCGTCACGCGCAGCTTCGCTTTCCTCCACCCCCTCTTTTTGCTGGTGCTGATTCTCAACTGTGCCGTCTTTGCCGGACTGGGTGTCATCGTCGGGCTCAAGGTGAAGTCCCTCGAAAGTGTCGGCATCTGCAACAATTTCCTGATCGTGCCGATGTCATTTCTCGGTGGCACCTTCTTTGACATTGAAAAACTACCGATCGCCCTCAAGGTAATTTGCCACTTCCTACCCCTCACCTACACCAGCATGGGCCTCCGCGCTGCTGCCTACCAGCCGCTTAGCCAATTCCCCTGGTACGTCATTCCAGTTTTACTTGGCTTTGCGGCCATCTTGGCCTGGCAAGGCTCAAAACAATTCTCTAGCTTGCAGGATTAA
- the chlG gene encoding chlorophyll synthase ChlG, protein MTEANNDLTPETAATEMATEEAKEATDIAATATSESDDSAKKSAKARQLLGMKGADVKEQSVWKIHLQLMKPVTWIPLMWGVLCGAASSGNYTWTFENVAVALACMLMSGPLLTGYTQTINDYYDREIDAINEPYRPIPSGAISLSRVKAQVLVLLALGITVAYLLDQWAGHSFPTITLMAVMGSGLSYIYSAPPLKLKQNGWLGNYALGASYIALPWWAGHALFGTLTPTIMVLTLFYSLAGLGIAVVNDFKSVEGDRELGLQSLPVMFGIKTASWICVLMIDIFQLGIAAYLVSIHQNLYAAILVLLVIPQITFQDMYFLRDPLKNDVKYQASAQPFLVFGMLTAGLALGHSVM, encoded by the coding sequence ATGACAGAAGCAAACAACGACCTCACCCCTGAGACAGCGGCGACTGAGATGGCAACTGAGGAAGCAAAAGAGGCAACCGACATCGCGGCCACCGCAACATCCGAGTCCGACGATTCAGCCAAAAAATCGGCCAAGGCCCGGCAACTACTCGGGATGAAAGGAGCCGATGTCAAGGAACAGTCCGTTTGGAAGATTCATCTCCAACTGATGAAACCCGTCACCTGGATTCCCCTCATGTGGGGCGTCCTTTGCGGAGCCGCATCCTCCGGCAACTACACCTGGACCTTCGAAAACGTCGCCGTGGCCCTCGCCTGTATGCTGATGTCCGGGCCATTGTTAACCGGCTATACCCAAACCATCAACGATTACTACGATCGCGAAATCGACGCGATCAACGAACCTTATCGGCCAATTCCTTCCGGAGCCATTTCCCTCAGCCGCGTTAAAGCCCAGGTATTGGTTCTACTTGCCTTAGGGATTACCGTTGCTTACTTGCTCGACCAGTGGGCCGGTCATAGTTTCCCGACCATTACCCTCATGGCAGTGATGGGATCGGGCTTGTCCTACATCTACTCGGCCCCACCGCTGAAACTGAAGCAGAACGGTTGGCTCGGCAACTACGCCTTGGGCGCAAGCTATATTGCCCTGCCCTGGTGGGCCGGTCATGCACTGTTTGGCACTTTGACTCCAACCATCATGGTCTTGACCCTGTTCTATAGCTTGGCAGGTCTTGGCATTGCGGTTGTGAATGACTTCAAAAGTGTGGAAGGCGATCGCGAACTCGGGCTCCAGTCACTCCCCGTGATGTTCGGGATTAAAACTGCATCCTGGATTTGTGTCTTGATGATCGACATTTTCCAGCTCGGTATCGCCGCTTATCTGGTCAGCATCCATCAGAATCTCTACGCCGCAATCTTAGTGCTGCTAGTGATTCCGCAAATCACCTTCCAGGATATGTATTTCCTCCGTGATCCGCTGAAGAATGATGTGAAATACCAGGCGAGTGCCCAGCCGTTTCTCGTATTTGGCATGTTAACTGCGGGTTTGGCCCTTGGTCACTCGGTGATGTAA
- a CDS encoding Get3/ArsA fold putative tail anchor-mediating ATPase NosAFP has product MAFILTFLGKGGVGKTTLAIAAAKQFATQNKRVLLATQDNSPAFGITLGQVVGHTPQNIAANLDTVQFHSATLLEKGWEEVKQLEAQYVRTPFFKNVYGQELGLLPGMESALVMNEIRRYDKQYDVIVFDSLGNQETLRMIGMPEVISWYVRRFRQVFVDSDLGKTVAPFLPPIGAAVLNVNWTADNFAQPTQEINTLLNQGKQILADPNRSAAYLVTTDDPAAIATAQYLWGSAQQVGLTVGGVLSNQANISDGFAPLSISTIPRKSGDDWEAMINALPDFTQATTAPKPIVIDTSNRQVSLFLPSFNKQQVKLTQYGPEVTIEAGDQRRNIFLPPELNGRPVSGAKFQDSHLIISFQ; this is encoded by the coding sequence ATGGCATTTATTCTGACTTTTTTAGGCAAAGGTGGTGTCGGCAAAACGACCCTGGCGATCGCCGCCGCCAAACAATTTGCCACTCAAAACAAACGGGTTTTGTTGGCAACTCAAGACAATAGCCCCGCTTTTGGCATCACGCTGGGTCAAGTCGTGGGGCACACCCCGCAAAATATCGCCGCGAATCTGGATACGGTGCAGTTCCATTCCGCCACCCTGCTGGAAAAAGGCTGGGAAGAGGTTAAGCAGCTAGAAGCGCAGTACGTTCGCACGCCATTTTTCAAAAATGTCTATGGTCAGGAATTGGGCCTGTTACCGGGGATGGAAAGCGCCCTGGTAATGAATGAAATCCGGCGCTACGACAAACAATATGATGTCATCGTATTTGACAGTCTCGGTAATCAGGAAACCCTGCGCATGATTGGCATGCCGGAAGTCATCAGTTGGTATGTGCGCCGTTTCCGCCAGGTATTCGTTGATTCTGACTTAGGTAAAACCGTTGCCCCATTCCTGCCCCCGATCGGCGCCGCAGTCCTGAACGTCAACTGGACCGCCGATAATTTCGCCCAACCGACTCAGGAAATCAATACGTTGCTGAATCAAGGCAAGCAAATCCTGGCTGATCCCAACCGCTCGGCCGCCTATCTGGTCACCACCGATGATCCCGCGGCGATCGCCACCGCCCAATATCTCTGGGGCAGCGCCCAACAAGTCGGTTTAACCGTGGGTGGCGTCTTAAGCAATCAAGCCAATATCAGCGACGGGTTTGCACCTTTATCGATCAGCACGATTCCCCGCAAATCCGGCGACGACTGGGAGGCTATGATCAATGCCCTGCCCGATTTCACCCAAGCGACGACCGCACCGAAGCCGATCGTCATTGACACCAGCAACCGCCAAGTCTCACTATTCTTACCGAGCTTTAATAAGCAACAGGTAAAACTCACGCAGTACGGGCCGGAGGTAACGATCGAAGCCGGTGATCAGCGGCGCAACATCTTCTTGCCCCCAGAACTGAATGGCCGCCCAGTCAGTGGAGCCAAATTCCAGGATAGCCACTTGATTATTTCCTTCCAGTAA
- the petP gene encoding cytochrome b6f subunit PetP — protein MEIGQKVRVSRLRDKVSQTVVAKLGQSGVVKDFKMTDGSGVGVLVQFEDKFATWFFEDEVELSA, from the coding sequence ATGGAAATTGGACAAAAGGTACGAGTCAGCCGTTTACGCGATAAGGTTTCCCAAACCGTTGTCGCCAAGCTTGGACAAAGCGGCGTAGTCAAGGATTTCAAGATGACTGATGGCAGCGGCGTCGGCGTCCTGGTGCAGTTTGAAGACAAATTTGCGACTTGGTTCTTCGAGGACGAAGTTGAGCTTTCGGCTTAA
- the rimP gene encoding ribosome maturation factor RimP, whose protein sequence is MAHPVIPHVLTIAAPVAASLGLAVENAVFRTNQSPPVLRLDVRSLTADTGLEDCERMSRAFEPVLDESELFPDAYVLEVSSPGVSRLLESDRDFISFKGFPVSVQTAEDFKGQQEWHGNLMGRDDTVVKISLKGRTVKIPRDVITQVQLEEGLSE, encoded by the coding sequence ATGGCTCATCCGGTTATACCGCATGTATTAACGATCGCCGCCCCTGTGGCAGCGTCGCTAGGGTTAGCGGTGGAAAACGCTGTATTCCGCACCAATCAAAGTCCACCAGTGCTGCGCCTGGATGTCCGTAGTCTGACCGCCGATACGGGGTTGGAAGATTGTGAGCGAATGAGCCGGGCTTTTGAGCCGGTGCTCGATGAGTCGGAACTTTTCCCCGATGCTTATGTCCTAGAGGTTTCTAGTCCGGGAGTATCACGTCTGCTAGAGAGCGATCGTGACTTTATCTCGTTCAAGGGCTTTCCAGTGTCGGTGCAGACGGCAGAGGACTTTAAGGGGCAGCAGGAATGGCATGGAAATTTAATGGGACGGGACGACACAGTGGTCAAAATCAGCCTCAAGGGTCGCACTGTGAAAATTCCGCGTGATGTGATTACTCAGGTGCAGTTGGAGGAAGGTCTTTCTGAGTAG